A single window of Nyctibius grandis isolate bNycGra1 chromosome Z, bNycGra1.pri, whole genome shotgun sequence DNA harbors:
- the PSTPIP2 gene encoding proline-serine-threonine phosphatase-interacting protein 2 encodes MREARFRDHFWSTDLTSTVGYDSIIQHLNDGRKNCKEFEDFLKERAIIEEKYGKELINLSKKKPCGQTELNTLKRSLDVFKQQIDNVGQGHIQLAQTLREEAKKMEDFREKQKLHRKKIELIMDAIHKNRNLQYKKTMEAKRLYEQRCRDKDEAEQAVHRNANLVTQKQQEKLFLKLAQTKSALEDSDRSYQQNVTTLEKIQEEWQKEHIKACEFFETQECERINYFRNSLWLHVNQLSQDCVQNDEKYEEIRKSLEMCSIEKDIDFFVNLRKTGSLAPAPVVYENYYNTQRNPTPVRSPVPVPISRRGPLPTPTSMPGDPDYATVDGYSLVHH; translated from the exons ATGCGGGAGGCGCGGTTCAGGGACCATTTCTGG AGTACGGATCTGACGAGCACAGTTGGCTACGACAGCATCATTCAACATCTGAATGATGGCAGGAAGAACTGCAAAGAGTTTGAAGACTTTTTGAAGGAAAG GGCaattatagaagaaaaatacgGCAAAGAGCTCATTAACTTGTCGAAGAAGAAGCCCTGTGGGCAGACAGAGCTGAA CACGCTGAAGAGATCCCTGGATGTTTTCAAGCAAC agatAGACAATGTGGGCCAAGGTCACATCCAGCTGGCGCAAACCCTTCGggaggaagcaaagaaaatggaggacttcagggaaaagcaaaaactgCATCGGAAAAAG ATAGAGCTGATAATGGACGCGATTCACAAAAACAGGAATTTGCAGTACAAGAAAACCATGGAG GCCAAGCGGCTCTACGAGCAGCGCTGCAGGGATAAAGACGAGGCGGAACAGGCTGTGCACCGCAACGCAAACCTGGTGAcgcagaagcagcaggagaag CTGTTCCTGAAGCTGGCTCAGACGAAATCGGCTCTGGAGGACTCTG ACAGGAGTTACCAGCAGAACGTTACCACACTGGAGAAGATCCAGGAAGAATGGCAGAAAGAGCACATCAAAGCTTGCGAG TTCTTTGAGACTCAGGAGTGCGAGCGGATCAACTACTTCCGCAACAGCCTCTGGCTTCATGTCAACCAGCTCTCCCAGGACTGCGTCCAGAATGACGAG AAATACGAGGAAATCCGCAAGAGTTTAGAAATGTGCAGCATTGAGAAggatattgatttttttgtaaatttacGCAAAACTGGAAGTTTGGCCCCAG CTCCTGTTGTTTATGAAAACTACTATAATACACAGAGAAATCCAACGCCGGTGAGAAGTCCGGTTCCTGTACCTATATCGAG GAGAGGACCTCTACCCACCCCGACCAGCATGCCAG GTGATCCTGATTACGCCACAGTTGACGGCTACAGCTTGGTACATCACTAA